A stretch of Chitinophaga caeni DNA encodes these proteins:
- the ffh gene encoding signal recognition particle protein encodes MFESLSERLEGAFKQLKGEGRISEINVATTVKEIRRALVDADVNYKIAKEFTDRVKDKALGEKVITAISPGQLMVKIVKDELAELMGNTEVEVDLKANPTIILVAGLQGSGKTTFSGKLANFLKTKKARKPLLVAGDIYRPAAIDQLKVLGEQIGVEVYSEPENKNAVEIAQNALKHAKQNGNNVIIVDTAGRLAVDETMMTEVANIKAAINPQEILFVVDSMTGQDAVNTAKTFNDRLDFSGVVLTKLDGDTRGGAALTIKYTVNKPIKFVSMGEKLDTLDVFYPERMAQRILGMGDITTLVEKAQEQFNEAQAKKLEKKIRQNQFDFDDFKEQLQQIKKMGSLKDLLGMIPGVGKAVKDLDISDDAFKGIEAIINSMTPEERGNPDLIDGSRRKRIAKGSGKDIQEVNQFMKQFEQMRQMMKTMNKLPGGAKGLKGFGR; translated from the coding sequence AGGTGCGTTTAAACAGCTCAAGGGGGAAGGACGCATCTCGGAAATTAACGTGGCCACTACCGTGAAGGAGATCCGCCGGGCTCTCGTGGATGCGGATGTAAACTATAAAATTGCCAAGGAATTTACCGATAGGGTAAAAGATAAAGCTTTGGGTGAAAAGGTTATTACTGCCATTTCCCCCGGCCAGTTAATGGTCAAAATCGTGAAGGATGAACTTGCCGAGTTAATGGGTAATACCGAGGTGGAAGTGGATCTCAAAGCGAATCCTACCATCATCCTCGTTGCGGGGCTGCAAGGTTCCGGTAAAACAACTTTCTCCGGTAAGCTGGCCAATTTCCTGAAAACAAAAAAGGCCAGAAAACCGTTGTTAGTAGCAGGGGATATATACCGCCCCGCGGCGATTGACCAGTTGAAAGTGCTGGGTGAACAAATCGGTGTGGAAGTATATAGTGAGCCGGAGAACAAGAACGCCGTGGAAATTGCTCAAAATGCGCTGAAGCATGCAAAGCAGAACGGGAATAACGTGATCATCGTGGATACTGCCGGCCGCTTGGCCGTAGATGAGACGATGATGACTGAAGTCGCTAATATTAAGGCAGCGATTAACCCGCAAGAAATCTTGTTCGTCGTAGATTCTATGACCGGACAGGATGCGGTAAATACGGCGAAAACCTTTAATGATCGCCTTGACTTTTCCGGTGTGGTACTGACCAAGTTGGATGGTGATACCCGCGGTGGTGCTGCCCTCACGATCAAGTACACGGTGAATAAGCCGATCAAGTTCGTGAGCATGGGAGAAAAACTCGATACCCTCGATGTGTTTTACCCGGAAAGGATGGCCCAAAGAATCTTGGGGATGGGTGATATCACCACCCTCGTGGAAAAAGCCCAAGAACAGTTCAACGAAGCGCAGGCCAAGAAGCTGGAGAAGAAGATCCGCCAAAACCAGTTCGATTTCGATGATTTCAAAGAGCAATTGCAGCAGATCAAGAAGATGGGAAGTCTTAAAGATTTGTTAGGAATGATCCCGGGAGTTGGCAAAGCGGTCAAAGATTTAGATATTAGCGATGATGCTTTTAAAGGAATCGAGGCCATCATCAACTCGATGACACCGGAAGAAAGGGGGAATCCCGACCTGATCGATGGCAGCAGGCGCAAACGTATCGCGAAAGGAAGCGGTAAAGATATTCAGGAGGTGAACCAGTTCATGAAACAATTTGAACAGATGCGCCAGATGATGAAAACAATGAATAAACTCCCGGGCGGTGCAAAAGGACTGAAAGGTTTCGGTCGCTAG
- the rpsP gene encoding 30S ribosomal protein S16 produces MPVKIRLQRHGAKKRPFYFIVVADARAPRDGKFIQKIGTYNPLTVPASINIDTEKALRWLQKGAQPTDTVRRILSFKGVLYLKHLLRGVQLGLFDEPTAYKKFEQWQADHEQKVSSRREASRKARLATAAPAPVVKKVEDAPAAPAPSEGEEA; encoded by the coding sequence ATGCCAGTAAAAATCCGTTTACAAAGACATGGCGCAAAGAAAAGGCCATTTTATTTTATCGTGGTAGCTGATGCGCGCGCACCGAGAGATGGTAAATTCATCCAAAAAATCGGTACTTACAACCCGTTAACAGTTCCTGCTTCTATCAATATAGATACAGAAAAAGCTTTGCGTTGGTTGCAGAAAGGTGCACAACCTACTGATACCGTTAGGAGAATCCTTTCTTTCAAAGGTGTATTATACCTCAAACACTTGTTGAGAGGTGTGCAATTAGGTTTGTTTGACGAGCCTACTGCTTACAAGAAATTTGAACAATGGCAAGCTGATCACGAGCAGAAAGTTTCTTCTCGCCGTGAAGCTAGCAGGAAAGCTAGGTTAGCTACTGCTGCACCAGCGCCAGTTGTTAAGAAAGTAGAAGATGCTCCTGCTGCTCCAGCTCCTTCTGAAGGTGAAGAAGCGTAG
- the rimM gene encoding ribosome maturation factor RimM (Essential for efficient processing of 16S rRNA), with amino-acid sequence MNNYFSIGKLVAAYGVQGELILQHSLGKRTSLKGVEALFIEDRRDSFIPYFLTKAKAKDHSQTYVKLEGIDSREHAMKFLQKGVFLSEEDFKQHAAGDAPLSLLGFLAVDEAKGELGTVEEVIELPHQVLAKVVIGGKEVLIPINEQTLVEVKKKQKLVQLKLPEGLIDLYL; translated from the coding sequence ATGAACAATTACTTTAGTATCGGAAAATTAGTGGCTGCCTACGGCGTGCAAGGGGAACTTATCCTCCAGCACAGCCTCGGGAAAAGAACTTCCTTGAAAGGTGTTGAAGCGCTTTTCATTGAAGATCGCAGGGATAGCTTTATCCCTTATTTCTTAACAAAAGCCAAGGCCAAAGATCATAGCCAAACTTACGTGAAGCTTGAAGGGATCGATTCCCGCGAACATGCCATGAAGTTCCTGCAAAAAGGGGTTTTCCTGTCGGAAGAAGATTTTAAACAGCATGCTGCCGGGGATGCACCGCTTTCCTTGCTCGGATTCCTCGCGGTAGATGAGGCCAAGGGCGAACTGGGAACGGTAGAAGAGGTGATCGAATTACCGCACCAAGTATTAGCAAAGGTGGTAATAGGGGGCAAAGAGGTGCTGATTCCTATCAATGAACAAACCTTGGTGGAAGTCAAGAAAAAGCAGAAGTTGGTTCAGCTGAAGCTGCCCGAAGGCCTGATCGATCTTTACCTATAA
- the trmD gene encoding tRNA (guanosine(37)-N1)-methyltransferase TrmD: MRIDIISVMPGLLESPFSHSILKRAQDKGLLEVKVHHLRDYSTYKHGQVDDYQFGGGAGMVMMVEPLVNAIESLQKEVTYDEIIYLTPDGHTLDQKIANNLSLKGNLLMICGHYKGIDERIREQFVTMEISIGDYVLSGGELAAAVLVDAIGRLIPGVLNDETSALFDSFQDNLLAPPVYTRPEEFRGWKVPGVLLSGDHRKIEEWRYEQALKRTKERRPDIL; this comes from the coding sequence ATGAGAATAGATATCATAAGCGTGATGCCGGGTTTGTTGGAAAGTCCCTTTTCGCATTCTATCCTGAAGCGGGCGCAAGATAAGGGCCTGCTCGAAGTAAAGGTGCACCATCTTAGGGATTATTCTACCTATAAACACGGGCAGGTGGACGATTACCAGTTTGGTGGCGGCGCCGGTATGGTGATGATGGTAGAACCCTTGGTAAACGCCATCGAAAGCCTGCAAAAAGAGGTTACTTATGATGAAATTATCTACTTAACACCCGATGGCCATACCTTGGATCAAAAAATTGCCAATAACTTGTCTTTGAAAGGGAATTTATTGATGATTTGCGGGCATTACAAGGGAATCGACGAGCGTATCCGGGAGCAATTCGTGACCATGGAGATCTCGATCGGTGATTACGTGCTTTCCGGGGGAGAATTGGCAGCGGCGGTTTTGGTAGATGCTATCGGAAGATTGATACCCGGCGTTTTAAATGATGAAACTTCTGCCTTGTTCGACTCTTTCCAGGATAATTTACTGGCGCCACCGGTATATACACGCCCCGAGGAATTCAGGGGCTGGAAAGTGCCAGGCGTGCTATTGAGCGGGGATCACCGTAAGATTGAAGAATGGCGGTACGAGCAGGCATTAAAACGGACGAAGGAACGTCGTCCGGACATATTATAA
- the rplS gene encoding 50S ribosomal protein L19 — protein MNAISFVHEQLTATKEYPKFKAGDNVTVNYKIVEGNKERIQSFKGDVVKIQGVGFTATFTVRKISDGIGVERTFPFFSPNIDSVTLNKVGKVRRAKLYYLRQRQGKAARIKEKRV, from the coding sequence ATGAACGCAATTTCATTTGTTCACGAGCAATTGACAGCTACAAAAGAGTATCCTAAATTTAAAGCAGGTGACAACGTTACCGTTAACTATAAAATCGTAGAAGGAAACAAGGAACGTATCCAGTCTTTCAAAGGCGATGTAGTTAAGATTCAGGGAGTTGGTTTTACTGCTACCTTCACTGTAAGGAAAATTTCTGACGGTATTGGTGTTGAAAGGACTTTCCCTTTCTTTTCACCAAACATCGACTCTGTTACGCTGAATAAAGTAGGTAAAGTGAGAAGGGCTAAATTGTATTACCTGCGTCAACGTCAAGGTAAAGCCGCTCGTATTAAAGAAAAAAGGGTTTAG
- a CDS encoding Sec-independent protein translocase subunit TatA/TatB produces the protein MTAIIVKSPFLLFQELGMTELLLIALVVLLLFGGRKIPELMRGLGKGIREFNDAKNNVRQEIEEGMKENPAPEKKA, from the coding sequence ATGACTGCTATTATTGTAAAATCACCTTTTTTATTGTTCCAAGAATTAGGTATGACAGAATTGCTTTTGATTGCTTTGGTTGTGCTGTTGTTGTTTGGTGGTAGGAAAATTCCCGAGTTAATGCGTGGCCTTGGTAAAGGTATCCGCGAATTTAACGATGCCAAGAACAACGTTCGCCAAGAAATCGAAGAGGGCATGAAAGAAAATCCGGCCCCTGAGAAAAAAGCGTAA